The Lolium perenne isolate Kyuss_39 unplaced genomic scaffold, Kyuss_2.0 unplaced33, whole genome shotgun sequence DNA window CTCCAATATATAAGTAAGTCAACTCAATCCATGGTAGATACTGTCAAGCCGAGGAAACGACCCAGGCCCACCACCGAGGCCATGTTGCGCCGTATCCGGGTAGAGGACGATGCCGGTGCCGCCGAAGCGGAGTAGAATGAAATTTGTGCCACTCCCATCACCTAATCCACGCCCCCATTTGGCTCTCATGGTTAGCTATTTTTTGTCGCCTTTCCTCTGCCGATTAGGGTGTTTAGCTTGCTCTAATTCGATGGTTGTTCGTTTCATCTAGATTTACTATGATTCAAAGTTGAGTGAACTCGTTGGCGTGCTTGCCTGAAACCTAGCTCAGATTTCTGACATGTGATTGTGAAGCCGGAGTATGTGCTTTCGTCTAACCTATTTACCTATCTTTGACTAATGACGTGTGAAATGTTATTACATAGATAGAGTGTCAGCCGTCTCTAGCACGTGTTGCTGTTGTTAATTAGTGCAGACATGGCAGGGCCATAGTGCAGGAGTCAGGACTCAACCCAGCCTCATCTGGATCCTACAGCGGTGACAAGGTAATGTGAACAATAACAAGTATTTTCTTAATCTTATTTTCTGGTTCTTAGAAAGTTATTGTACTCTATGTAGGCTAAACAGAAGTGTCATTGGCACTGCAGAATATCTGTTTACCTATAAGAGATCTTTGGATTTTTTGAGGGTTATGGTGTTTTGCGAATTATGGTTGGATTCGAGGAAAATTATTATTGCTCATGTTTTACCACTCCAAAACGCATTTGTGAATAACATTTACTTTTCATATATTGTCTGAATTCTGAAACACCGGTTCCTTGTGTGCATGACGTCCTCCTCCCCTTGCGCTGTAGAAGCTTTTAGTATGCTTCACATTTTTTAAGGGCATGCATTTATTTTTCCTGTACTGTTAGTACCTTCCAGCGGTAGGTTACTTGTAGTTGGTATTTATAATCAATTGTCTGCATCGAATTATTTATTTGTTCAGGACCATGAAGCGTCAAATGATGTATTTAATCAACGTAATGGCAAATGCCATTTTCCTTGGCTACCAAACAACATATTTAATCAACGAGCTGAGATTGTCAACACCGCTTCCCTATCACCGTTCATGGAGTATCAGGTCATCTAGCGCCTCTTCAACACCTGCTTTATATAATTATCTTTTGCCTTTTTTATAGATTTATTGCTCCTTATGTTTTACTAAAAATGTAAAATAGTTAGCTAAACCTTGAAATAATTGCCAGCACCTTATTTTTACCAATTACAGAATTAAAAGATTCATTTTTTTTACTATTCCCGAATGTGAAGTGCCATGATTATCTTATTTCAAAATATTTGCTATTTAATTTGCCTAGATTTTCAGAGCAGAACACACACACTGATTGGAAGTAAGAAGCTAAAAATTGGAGACATGTACATTACCAACTCGTAAATTACTGCATAGTGATGGAGTTTATTTCAGGGCAATAGTTCCAATATCATATCCACTTATTGTTTTTCACAAAAAATGTTGTTTGTTGGTTGCATTTCTATCCGTGACTACATGTTAGGGAAATTACATTTATGACTCACTCTCCGAGCCATTGAGATACTTGCACAACTGAAGGATCGAAGAAATATACTAATCATTGCCACTGATACAACTTTTGGAATGTGTACTTGCATAATAAACAATATAGTGCACTTTGACTTGAAAAGTGAAAGTTTACTTGTCAATTTGAGGGATCGTCAACCCCCAATATGCAAGGTAAGAAGCACAATTCTTATAATTTTGTCCTATTGTTTGTTTTGCACAGTGTTGCTAGACTATTGGTTCTTCTCTTCTGTGTGCTATTTTTTATTTCTGGGAATCCATACTATGTTGACTTACCAAATTGGACATCAGATAGTGATATTTTTTTAGCATCATATCCCCCATACTTGCAGTCTGCTCCTTACTACACATAGTGCTTTTTAAGATAATCATATTAACATTTGCTTCGGCTGCTACATAATTGTTGATAGAACTTGACATTCATGTAGTCCAGAATGTACTCCTGCTTACGCAATTGATGAGTTCATCTTGAAAATACACCTATGATTTAGATTTAGCTTACGGACATCTTTGTTGACAGTGGAATGAACATGTATGTTAGAGCTCATCACGGACGAAGAACTATATATATGCAGATTCACATTGTGGTGTTATATTGGTGGGTAGAAATCAGCCATGATGTGAGCCATCATAAAAGGTATATACGCAGAAGTCTGATGTGAACTGTTCTTCTGTTCACAGGTGGAATTGTGAGCTAGCTCTCTCGACCACGCGTGGGTCGTACTGGAATGGCAACCAAAATTCTTTTCGGCATGCATTTTGggaaaaagagaaatatgggtGACCATTAAGCCGCACATATTGAGAAAATCAGTTTATTAAGTGTTTACACCATGTCATGTGACTCTTTCTGAATGGTTGTTGATTAAACCATGTAACAAATATAGTTGTTGAGATGGCAATCAAGATACGCTTATGCAAACCTGTGGAATAGTGATCTTCCCGTAGAATCATTCGTACCTGCTAGAATCCAAAGCAAAGAGAATCTAGAGGGGACATGTAGTAGAGCCAATGAAACATACCCAAAGGTATGAAAAACTGTATAAATTGTGTAATCTTTGTATTCTGGCCAGAAACTACAAGGCTTAGAAGAAACGTtaatcatcttctaaaatatgctTTCACTGCTGCACTACATGGTAAGAACAACCATATGTGCAAAACAAAGTATCAGTTTGAATTGGAAGATAAATTGAATGAATCTTCCAAGCATTCATATAATTTGATCAGGAATAAAAAGAAGCTAATTAAGTGATAGGCCTATCCTTACATTGGAAGGGGACAAACAACAACAATTAAGTCTGCATCTTGTCTGATAGATCATTTCTTGCCCCATAATGATTCACACAGGGATACAACCGAATCAAAATCATCTTGGGTAAAGTATCACAGTGGGATCTTGTTGCATGCAAGGTAAGTGAATTACATACTGTGAAGTTCTTCGTGATTTCTGCAAATGGTTTTTCCTGCattataataagcattcaaaacCATTTGCAGTTAGTGTTGATTTGGAGTTGGAGAAAACACCGAACGCAAAGTAGTGTgtagtgttgttgttgttggggtaggGGTTACTGGAACCAACGGGGAGAGACTCGGAAAAGGCAAGGGAGCTAGagaaagatccacaaaaggatcGCAACCGTGTTTCACTTTATATTTCTTTGGCTTGCATGTGGTGAAGAGGTTTGAGGAAGCTACCTACAAAATTTAGCATCTGCAACACCGCCTACCGGCGGAGTTTTTTTTATCCGAGCTATTATTGAAGATATGCTAAGCCCCTTTTATATGTTTGGCACAGAAAGTTACGATCTAGGGTTGTCTCTTGATATTTATGAATATCAAAGTGTTGTTTTGACTAATCAGAAAAGAAGTGTTCCTTtagttatacttgtgtttgcaacATACACGTTTTACGAGACAATAATACATCCAAAAGGAGTGGTTGTTGAGTTAACAGTTATGACGGCCCATAACACAGGTGTGAGACTGACTGCGGAAGAAAAGAAGAGCTAGAACTTGGAACCACGTAGAGGCACAACAatgttgtcttgttgttgcttcggTGTTATCGTGTTGTATATTATATTATCCCTGATTTGTTTCAATTTTCATAGTGAGTTGTAAATTATATATGTATATTAAGAAATAAAATTTGaagacccgtggcaacgcacgggcatttgtactagtcacCATATACAGAGGAATATCATAGGGGGCATAATAATTATGGAAAGGTCCAGTGCAACATATCGGACGTAAAACTAATAATGAAACTGTACAATGATCCACGAGACACAGAAAAACATTGATCAACCCAAGTAAATATTTCAACACAGACAACAATTAttaaagattattaattatgttgtAGTAGCCATGTTAGATCAAATCAAATTAGCGCAGCACATGCACATGGATCAGTAGCTAGGTCCGGAGCCGAGCGCGAGGTCGCTTAGGATCTTTCCGCAGTTGGGGAGCGGCTCCGTCTTGAGGAACCCGAGCGCGCTGGCCCGTCGCACCTTGGTGGCGAGCCCGGCGTCGACAAGCGTCACGGGGGCGCTGTCGCGGCCCTTGTCGATCTCCGTGCACCCAGGCACGGGGCTGCTGAGGAGCCTCACGGCGCACACCTCCTCGCTGCCGCGGTTGTCCTTGAGCTCGATCTTGTAGTTGCCGGCGGCGTCGGTGACGTTCTCGGCGGACCTCTCGACGGTGCCGGCGGCGGTCATGAAGTGGCGGCACTCGAGCCGCACCTTGGCGCCCTGGATCGGGGTGGTGACGTTCGTCACGAACCCAGCGCGGCACGTGTCGCAGTACACCTCCCCCTCCACGAAGAAGCAGTTGTCGGCGGTGCATCCGCCGACGAGCAGCAACGCCACCGCGCCTACGACAGCAAACCTCATTGTTATCGTCGCCGTCATCATCTTGACCTCCCTCCGTACACGATCGGCCTTACTAATTTGTCTCCTATATACACAAACGAAATGAACCGACCGCTAGCTAGCTGCATTTGTGGGAATGCAAACTAACGAGTGGTGGAGCGAAATCCTAGCTGCTTAATTTAGTCTTTTCATGCGTCGACCAACCATCTTAATTTTATACTAGTACACCTTTTTAATCTATTTGTAGTATAATAACTAATAAATCTTATTCTTAGGTCTGGGTTAGGGGCGTGGCTCGTCTGCAGTAGCATTATTACTGTACCCGTACAGTAATGTACTTATCAACCGTCCAACGACGTAGCCAGTCTTCTATTTCCAGCAAAACCTGATTGTCTTCTTCCTCTGCACGTATCAGCCTATCAGGCCGCCGTGCCGCGCTACCTCAATACATCAGCGCGCAGCGGGCAACTAACCCATGGATTCACTGTTGCTGCGTCGCGCCGCCCGGGATGCTGGCCACGGATCTAAAACATCAGGAGATAGTGTGGTGCAGTCCATGGCCTGCTGGTGTTCTGCTACGAGCAGAAAGACCCGTCCGTCATCCACCGGCGCAGACGTACTCCGGTCGAACTGCTCAAGCTGGGTGGTGGGGGCTTGATTCCTTGTCGAGCTACCACTGCTGACGGCTTAATTCCTTGACGTGGTACTTTCCCACTTCTGAGCGCCGCCGGATGTCCGTCCCTCGTCGGAGCAGTGTGCTCCATTCCTAGCGATGGACGATGGTAACGAACGGCGATGGCTACTGCTTGCCTGCGTGATGCAACGAGAAAGAACAAGGGAAGAAGAACACATTAAAAAGAGCGTTTGAGACTACCGTCGGATGTAACTGAATGGTAGATCAAGTACATTACTGTACGGGTACAGTAATAATGCTACTGCAGACGAGCCACGCCCCTGGGTTAGGGTCAACATCTGTCAAAGTCCAACAGTACGGTCCCAGTTCCAACTCTGGATCGATACGCTCACCGTAAACGCTTAGggttcctttgatttaaaggataggaaaagcataggaatagaaaatgcataggattggaatggcatgtctacttgaattctataggaagatgaagtttgtttgattgtagcaaaggaattttttcatgaggtatgagctaatgattttttcctataggaattacactacaagattcctataggaatttttcctataggatatgttcctatgaatcaaacaacatgtataggaaatttttgtaggataacgttgcatagaaaacaaaaattttcctacggcgaacacgcaatccaagccaagatgcaatctagaagacggtagcaacgaggggatatcgagtctcacccctgaagagattccaaagcctacaagaggaggctcttgttgctgcggtagacgttcacttgccgcttgcaaaagcgcgtagaagatcttgatcacgatcggttccggcgccacgaacgggcagcacctccgtactcggtcacacgttcggttgttgatgaagacgacgtccacctccccgttccagcgggcagcggaagtagtagctcctcttgaatccgacagcacgacggcgtggtgtcggtggcggtgaagaagtccggcggagcttcgctaagctatgcgggcaatatggaggagaggagcttggctagggtttgggaggggtggccggccactctatggggggcggccagcttgtggtcttggggtggccggccccctcccttggcccctcattatataggtggatcccaagtgttggtgtccaagtcttcgaataagacccgaaaccaaaaccttccataagaggtgaaacctagcccaactaggactcccacccaaagggtgggatttccacctcccatgtggggggggtggccggccccctatggtggagtccacttgggactccaccccatctggggctggccggccatggtggtggagtcccatgtggactccaccttccttggtggtttcttccggacttttctagaaccttctagaaccttccatagaaccttccgcgacattttatttcacataaaatgacatcctatatatgaatcttattctccggaccattccggaactcctcgtgacgtccgggatctcatccgggactccgaacaaatattccaacttcattccatattcaagtactaccatttcaacatccaactttaagtgtgtcaccctacggttcgtgaactatgcggacatggttgagtactcactctgaccaataaccaatagcgggatctggagatccataatggctcccacatattcaacgatgacatttagtgatcgaatgaaccattcacatacattactaattccctttgtctcgcgatattttacttgtccgaggtttgatcttcggtatcactctataccttgttcaacctcgtctctgacaagtactctttactgcatcgtggtatgtggtcttttatgaacttattcatatgcttgcaagacattagacgacattccaccgagagggcccagagtatatctatccgtcatcgggatggacaaatcccactgttgatccatatgcttcaactcatactttccggatacttaatcccacctttatagccacccatttacgcagtggtgtttggtgtaatcaaagtacctttccggtataagtgatttatatgatctcatggtcataaggactaggtaattatgtatcgaaagcttatagcaaataacttaatgacgagatcttatgctacgcttaattgggtgtgtccatttacatcattcatataatgatataaccttgttattaataacatccaatgttcatgattatgaaactaatcatccattaatcaacaagctagtttaagaggcatactagggacttcttgtttgtctacatatcacacatgtactaatgtttcggttaatacaattatagcatgatatataaacatttatcataaacataaagatataaataataatcactttattattgcctctagggcatatctccttcagtctcccacttgcactagagtcaataatctagattacattgtaatatacctaacacccatggcattacggtgttggtcatgctttgccctagggagagctttagtcaacggatctgctacattcggatcggtgtgtactttgcaaatctttacttctccatcttcg harbors:
- the LOC127298441 gene encoding pollen-specific protein C13, giving the protein MMTATITMRFAVVGAVALLLVGGCTADNCFFVEGEVYCDTCRAGFVTNVTTPIQGAKVRLECRHFMTAAGTVERSAENVTDAAGNYKIELKDNRGSEEVCAVRLLSSPVPGCTEIDKGRDSAPVTLVDAGLATKVRRASALGFLKTEPLPNCGKILSDLALGSGPSY